In the genome of Streptomyces fagopyri, the window GACGCGACCGGCCCGTGCTCGACCGCCCTCCCGTGCCGCATGACGAGCACGTCGTCGACGCTCCCGGCGGCCACGCCCACGTCGTGCGTGACCAGCAGCAGCCCCATCCCGGTCTCCTCCCGCAGGGTGTGCAGCAGGTCGAGGATCTGGGCCTGGACGGTCACGTCGAGGGCCGTGGTCGGCTCGTCGGCGATCAGCAGGTCGGGCGCGCAGGCCAGCGCCATCGCGATCAGCGCGCGCTGCCGCATGCCGCCGCTGAACTCGTGCGGGCGCGAGCGCGCGCGGCGGGCGGCGTCCGCGATGCCGACACGGTCGAGCACCTCGACGGCACGCGCGCGTGCGGCGCGCCGGGAGGCCTTCGCATGGACGCGGTACACCTCGGCGATCTGGTCGCCGACCGCGTAGTACGGGTCGAGGGACGACAGCGGGTCCTGGAAGACCATCGCGGCCTTCCCGCCCCGCAGCCGCCGCAGTTCGTCGTCGGAGGCGGCCTGTACGTCCACTCCCGCCACCCGCACCGCGCCGCCGACGCGCGCTCCGGTGCCCCGGTGCAGCGCCAGCAGCGCGGAGGCCACGGTGGACTTGCCGGAGCCGGACTCGCCGACCAGCCCGAGCGCGGCGCCCTTCCCGAGGGTGAAGGAGAGCCCGTCGACGGCGCGCAGGTCCCCGAACTCGACGACGAGGTCGCGGACGTCCACGAGGGTGTCACCGGTGTCGTCCGGCCCGTCGTCCGGCGTTCCGCCGGTGTTCACGGGTTTCACGAGACTCACGACAGCACCACCCGTCGGTCGGCCACCGCGTACAGGACGTCCGCGACGGCGTTGGCCAGGACCACGAAGAAGCCGGTGACCAGGACCATCCCGACGACCACCGGAAGGTCGACGACCTGCACGGCGTGCACGAGTTCCCGTCCGAGGCCGGGCAGTCCGAACATCGTCTCGGTGAGCACGGCGCCGCCGATCGCCGAACCGACGTCGTTGGCGTTCAGCGCGATGACCGGCGCGATCGCACCGCGCAGGGCGTGCCGTCCGATGATCGAGCGTTCCCCCACGCCGTACGCGCGGAAGGTGCGGACATGGTCCTCGGCGAGGGTCTCCAGCATCGAGGCCCGGGTCAGCCGGGCGTACTTGGCGGCCTCGATCAGCGCGAACGCCAGCCAGGGGAGCAGCAGGTTCCACGCCCACTGCTCGGGGTCCTCGGTGAGGGGCACGTACTGCGGGAAGGGCAGCCACTGCAACTGTCCGCAGACGACGATCATCAGCACCAGGCCGATGACGAAGACGGGTGTCGCGGTGCCGGCGAGCGTGACGCCCGTCAGCACGCGCTCGGTGACCCGGCCGCGGCGCCACGCGGAGAGCACGCCGGTGCCGACGCCGAGGACCAGCCACAGCACCATCGCGCCGAGCACGAGCGAGAGGGTGACCGGAAGCTTCGTCCAGATCAGGTGGGTGACCTGCTGGTCGCTCTGGTAGGAGAGGCCGAGGCAGGGCGCGCCGCAGTGCTGCACGGAGGTGCCCGTCGAGTAGTCGTGTCCTACGACGATGCCCTGCAGGAAGTGCCCGTAGCGCAGGTACAGCGGATCGCCGAGCTTCAACTGCGCGGAGACCTGGTGCACCTGGGCGGGCGAGCAGCGCGGGCCGCAGGTGATCTGGGCGACGTCGCCGGGGGCGACGTAGAAGACGAGATAGATGATCACGGAGATCGCGAGCAGGGTGACGACGGCGCCGACCAGACGCCGCAGGGCGAATCCGGTGAATCCGCCCGCTCCGGGCAGGCCGCTCATGCCCTGGCCTCCCGCTTGCGTCCGGTGCCGACGCGCAGCCGCGAGGCCGCGCGCGGGTCGAGGGCGGTGCGCACCCCGTCGCCGAGGACGGTCAGCGCGAGGACGGTGAGGAAGAGCGAGCCCGCCGGCAGCAGCAGGTACTGCGGCGCCGCCTGGTACCAGACGTCGGCCGCGGTCAGCATCTGGCCCCAGGAGGGGGTCGGCGGCTTCACTCCGACGCCGAGGAAGCTGAGCGCCGCCTCGACGGTGATGTTCATGGGGACGAGGAGGGCGGCGTACGTGATGACGGGCGCGGCCAGGGCGGGCAGGAGTTCGCGGCGGGCGACACGCCAGGGGCCCCAGCCGCTGAGCCGGGCCGCCGCCACGTGATCGAGCTCCTTGAGGGTCAGCGCGTGGGCGCGCACGATCTTCGCGGTCGAGCCCCAGGCCACCAGGCCGATGATGAGGGCGACCAGGACCGGACGCGGGAAGCCGCTGGGCACGATCGCGAGCAGCGCGAGGGACATGATCATCAGCGGCATCGCGATGATGATGTCCGTGACCCGGCTGAGGAGTTGGTCGACCCATCGGTTGCCCAGGGCGGCCGCGACACCGACGACGACGCCGATGAGGACCTGCACGAGGGTGGCCGCGAAGGCGACCCCGAGGGAGACCCGGGCGCCGTTGACGAGCCGGGCGAAGAGGTCGCGGCCCGTCTGCGGTTCGACGCCGAGCCAGTGGTCGCCGCTGACACCGCCGAACGAGCCGAGCGGTACGCCGCCGCGCGCGGAGTCTACGAGGGTCGGGTGGTAGGTGGTCGGGTCCTGGCCCTCGACCGCGGTGAGCAGCGGTGCGGCGAGGGCGACCAGGACGAGCAGCGCGACGACGGCCGCGGCGACGAGGGCGGCGGGCTGGGTGCGCAGCCGCCGCCAGAACTGACGGGCCCCGGAGGCCCCCGGGACGGAGATGTCCGTCCCGGGGGCCTGGGAGGCGACGATGACCTCGGTCACGGTGCTACTTCACCGCGACCTGGGAGATGTCCAGCACGCCGGTCCAGTCGCTGATCACGATGTTCTTGACGTCGTTGCCGTAGAGGCGCTTGTACACCGGGTGGAACAGCGGCACGGTCAGGGCCTGTTCGCCGATCTTCTTGTCGAGCGCGCCCCAGCGTCGCGCGGCCTCGTCGAGGTCGGTCAGCTTGTTGATCGCGTCGATCTCGGCGTTGACGGCCTTGTCGTCGAGGAAGCCGGTGTTGAAGTTGGCGCCGTCCTCGACGATCTGGCGGCCGTCGAAGATCGGGGCGAGGAAGGGGCCGCCGGAGGGCCAGTCGGCACCCCAGTGGGCGAGGAAGAAGCCGGGCTCGGTCTTCGCGCCGTGGATCTTGTCCTTGTAGTCGTTGGACTCCAGGCCCTGGAGCTTGACGGTGATGCCGGCCTTCTTCAGGGCGTCCTGGACGGCGGTGGCGATCTCCGGGCTGGTCTCGAAGTCCTTGTCGTTGGAGTGCGTGAGCGTGATGGTGAGGCCGTTGCCGTGGCCG includes:
- a CDS encoding ABC transporter permease, encoding MTEVIVASQAPGTDISVPGASGARQFWRRLRTQPAALVAAAVVALLVLVALAAPLLTAVEGQDPTTYHPTLVDSARGGVPLGSFGGVSGDHWLGVEPQTGRDLFARLVNGARVSLGVAFAATLVQVLIGVVVGVAAALGNRWVDQLLSRVTDIIIAMPLMIMSLALLAIVPSGFPRPVLVALIIGLVAWGSTAKIVRAHALTLKELDHVAAARLSGWGPWRVARRELLPALAAPVITYAALLVPMNITVEAALSFLGVGVKPPTPSWGQMLTAADVWYQAAPQYLLLPAGSLFLTVLALTVLGDGVRTALDPRAASRLRVGTGRKREARA
- a CDS encoding ABC transporter permease, yielding MSGLPGAGGFTGFALRRLVGAVVTLLAISVIIYLVFYVAPGDVAQITCGPRCSPAQVHQVSAQLKLGDPLYLRYGHFLQGIVVGHDYSTGTSVQHCGAPCLGLSYQSDQQVTHLIWTKLPVTLSLVLGAMVLWLVLGVGTGVLSAWRRGRVTERVLTGVTLAGTATPVFVIGLVLMIVVCGQLQWLPFPQYVPLTEDPEQWAWNLLLPWLAFALIEAAKYARLTRASMLETLAEDHVRTFRAYGVGERSIIGRHALRGAIAPVIALNANDVGSAIGGAVLTETMFGLPGLGRELVHAVQVVDLPVVVGMVLVTGFFVVLANAVADVLYAVADRRVVLS